Below is a window of Planctomycetota bacterium DNA.
GCCGAATCGACTCAGCCTGGGCGACAAGTTCGGCGTCTATTTCTCGCGCTGGTGGGAGTTCCTGAGCGCGGAGCCGCGCGACTCCAACACCGAGGGCGGCGTCTTCCCGCAGATCGTCGGGACCGTCCTGTTGACGTTCATCATGATCGTCTTCGTCGTGCCCGTCGGCGTCGTCGCGGCGATCTACCTTCGCGAATATGCGAAGCAAGGGGCGCTGGTCAGCTTCGTCCGCATTTGCGTCAACAACCTTGCGGGCGTGCCGAGCATCGTCTACGGCGTCTTCGGGCTGGGCTTCTTCTGCTACGGGCTCGGCGGGTGGATGGACGCGGGCGCGGCAGGTGCGGGCGTGGACCCGCTGCCGGTCGACACGTGGCTGCTCTGGATCGCAGTCGCGATCATCTTCGCCGCCATCGCCATCGCGGTGACGTCGCTGGCCAACCGATCCGACAAAGGCGCCGCCAGCCAGGAGACGCTGCTGCCCAAGGCCTTCCGTTTCGCCGCCGGCCTCGCGTGGGCCGTCAGCGTGGTGGTCGTCTTCTACTTCATCTTCGCCAGCGTGCCGAAGGAGATCTTCGGCGGCTTCTACCCGGAGACGCTCACGAGCGGCTCGAGCGAATGGAAGGGGCAGGCGCTCATCTGGGCGTCGCTGACGCTGGCACTCCTGACGCTTCCGGTCGTCATCGTCTCAACCGAAGAAGCCCTCGCCGCGGTGCCAAGGTCGATGCGAGAGGGCAGCTACGCGTGCGGCGCGAGCAAATGGCAGACGATCCGGACGATCGTCCTGCCGCGGGCGTTGCCGGGCATCATGACGGGGGCCATCCTGGCGATCGCGCGTGGCGCGGGTGAGGTCGCACCGATCATGCTGGTCGGGGCGCTCAAGACCGTCCGCGAGCTGCCACTCAATGGCGACGCGCCGTTCATCCACCTCGACCAGGCGTTCATGCACCTGGGCTTCCACATTTTCGATCTCGGCTTCCACAGCCCCGACGCCGAGGCCTCGCGATCGAGCGTCTACACGACGACACTGCTCCTGATTTTGATCGTGCTGCTGTTGAACCTCGCGGCCATCTGGCTCCGAAGCCGGCTCCGCCGTGCGTTTGCGGGCGGTGC
It encodes the following:
- a CDS encoding ABC transporter permease subunit, with amino-acid sequence MRVTFVAGTGDVAETMSIVGESFRVGYTSLAEDTNANGQLDDGEDLNDNGLLDDEVRIDQTLWRTGNRDLTGGQFTWVRSDRVLETSLPDDFLYVERQEDGRAIGRLEAVAIEGRLYEGFDNAYAALTDVLPKVQGIGERIFDIKNDLGGIAEQRDEVRMRLEAAEQLEDARAVTRAEAELERLSAQQDELQAERRDLEGQMADYRIFLASEQGPMISITRTSKTANVSAATVLDRDDAERVASVRLLDFTESNSRPATIDDAPLRLESTRRWVEEPGATVITPKDGSRPKVQFVDADGNAIGEPYTLPPMAVVLVADGAAVERGTRVAIEPLPMTMGQVVRAFVPNRLSLGDKFGVYFSRWWEFLSAEPRDSNTEGGVFPQIVGTVLLTFIMIVFVVPVGVVAAIYLREYAKQGALVSFVRICVNNLAGVPSIVYGVFGLGFFCYGLGGWMDAGAAGAGVDPLPVDTWLLWIAVAIIFAAIAIAVTSLANRSDKGAASQETLLPKAFRFAAGLAWAVSVVVVFYFIFASVPKEIFGGFYPETLTSGSSEWKGQALIWASLTLALLTLPVVIVSTEEALAAVPRSMREGSYACGASKWQTIRTIVLPRALPGIMTGAILAIARGAGEVAPIMLVGALKTVRELPLNGDAPFIHLDQAFMHLGFHIFDLGFHSPDAEASRSSVYTTTLLLILIVLLLNLAAIWLRSRLRRAFAGGAF